One window of Treponema denticola genomic DNA carries:
- a CDS encoding ABC transporter substrate-binding protein — protein sequence MREKMTRRSLVVFLSLIVLLVFTACGDSNKTMKQDAMVHSENDPIVIASARDVGRGNKDPYWTNLNLYVWEPLIGENDAGEIIPVLAVSWKRSDDAKKWTFELRKGVKFTDGTLFTSDVVVKNFERWKKISPASSTFFTLDINKTYPDFLQINALSDYSFELIFDKPIPMLPYAMLNWGSPMVSPLCFDEDSGIFNKPVVGTGQFKIVEHQPNAFTMLECNDDYWGVKAKTKYIKIRMIPEHDTRIAALRSGEIQGVYDNKAIQPLACKELEKEGFNISSKLSANIHYLQVNNGKFPFNDVRMKQAISLAVDRETLLNQVYGGYGKLSNNVLSPFSQFHYDTMVPRDIKRAKELAAEVLKGKTIDISLITVEQYSVDAQLIAENLKEIGLNIHIEIMDYPSQKERRKSGQYDMVISFRGMDNANPETMLYSFMGKDGKDNLNYGLNFSDDEISELLDILNKTYEEENRNELYKKIQILSSEKLPIITLFGVDTTVASSPDIEGYEAKWTGVTLFDTHWKK from the coding sequence GTGAGGGAAAAGATGACGCGTAGAAGTTTAGTTGTTTTTTTAAGTCTTATTGTTTTGTTGGTTTTTACCGCTTGTGGTGATTCTAACAAAACTATGAAGCAAGACGCGATGGTTCACTCGGAAAATGATCCGATTGTAATTGCTAGTGCAAGGGATGTAGGAAGAGGAAATAAGGATCCCTATTGGACAAATCTTAATTTGTATGTATGGGAGCCGCTGATTGGTGAAAATGACGCAGGTGAAATTATTCCTGTTTTAGCTGTTTCATGGAAAAGATCCGATGATGCAAAAAAATGGACATTTGAGTTGAGAAAAGGTGTTAAATTCACAGATGGAACGCTTTTTACCTCTGATGTTGTAGTAAAGAATTTTGAACGCTGGAAAAAAATAAGCCCTGCCTCTTCAACATTTTTTACATTGGATATTAATAAAACCTATCCTGATTTTTTACAAATTAATGCATTAAGTGATTATTCTTTTGAACTGATTTTTGATAAGCCCATTCCCATGTTGCCTTATGCTATGTTAAATTGGGGTAGTCCTATGGTTAGCCCGCTTTGTTTTGATGAAGATAGCGGTATTTTTAATAAGCCTGTAGTAGGCACAGGACAATTTAAAATTGTAGAGCACCAACCGAATGCTTTTACAATGCTGGAATGTAATGATGATTATTGGGGAGTCAAAGCTAAGACTAAATATATTAAAATACGCATGATACCTGAACATGATACACGAATAGCTGCTCTGAGATCCGGAGAAATACAAGGTGTATATGACAATAAAGCTATCCAGCCTTTAGCATGTAAAGAATTAGAAAAAGAAGGTTTTAACATATCCTCAAAGTTGTCGGCAAATATTCATTACCTTCAAGTAAATAACGGAAAATTTCCATTTAATGATGTACGAATGAAGCAGGCTATAAGTTTAGCTGTAGATAGAGAAACATTATTAAATCAAGTGTATGGAGGCTACGGAAAACTAAGCAATAATGTTTTGTCTCCTTTTTCTCAATTTCATTATGATACAATGGTTCCTAGGGATATAAAAAGAGCAAAGGAGTTAGCGGCAGAAGTCTTAAAAGGAAAAACGATTGATATTTCATTAATCACGGTAGAGCAGTACAGTGTAGATGCCCAATTAATTGCAGAAAATCTAAAAGAGATCGGTTTAAATATTCATATTGAAATTATGGATTATCCTTCACAGAAAGAGAGAAGAAAATCAGGACAATATGATATGGTCATTTCATTTAGAGGAATGGATAATGCAAATCCCGAAACAATGTTATATTCTTTTATGGGTAAAGACGGCAAAGATAATTTGAACTACGGTTTAAATTTTTCTGATGATGAAATTTCTGAATTGCTTGATATTCTAAATAAAACATATGAAGAAGAAAATCGAAATGAGTTATATAAGAAAATACAAATTCTTTCATCAGAAAAATTACCCATTATTACTTTATTCGGTGTAGATACCACTGTTGCTTCAAGTCCGGATATTGAAGGCTATGAAGCAAAATGGACAGGAGTTACTCTTTTTGATACTCATTGGAAAAAATGA
- a CDS encoding TetR/AcrR family transcriptional regulator, giving the protein MPKSTFFKLSGERKERLRKIIYNVFIKKDYESISIRDLVKEMDISIGSFYKYFDDKAEMYLFFFSEIEKKIFDEEKRRNASFFYPAKLLDLHEILTQEEIDFSSSWLNVPEEVLYRFYFKGHAKQLYRSILDELIEMQQKSQLNPNIKANIAYHIIITLMFSFMLYIKENKIMDKKDFFSRKTTYYQTVILPGILSEKYYKQKYSKNVIKSEIIL; this is encoded by the coding sequence ATGCCTAAATCTACTTTTTTTAAATTATCCGGCGAACGAAAAGAAAGATTACGTAAAATTATATATAATGTGTTTATAAAAAAAGATTATGAATCTATTTCAATAAGAGATTTAGTAAAAGAAATGGATATATCCATAGGTAGTTTTTATAAATATTTTGATGATAAGGCGGAAATGTACCTATTTTTCTTCTCTGAGATAGAAAAGAAAATTTTTGACGAGGAAAAAAGACGGAATGCGTCTTTTTTTTATCCGGCGAAACTGCTTGATCTGCATGAAATTTTGACTCAGGAAGAGATAGATTTCAGTTCTTCATGGTTGAATGTTCCCGAAGAAGTATTGTATAGATTTTATTTTAAAGGACATGCGAAACAGCTTTATCGCTCAATTCTTGATGAGCTTATCGAAATGCAGCAAAAGTCGCAGCTTAATCCGAATATTAAGGCAAATATAGCATACCATATAATAATTACGTTAATGTTCAGTTTTATGTTATACATAAAAGAGAATAAAATCATGGATAAGAAAGATTTCTTTAGTAGAAAAACAACTTATTATCAAACGGTAATTTTACCGGGTATATTATCCGAAAAATATTATAAGCAAAAATATTCTAAAAATGTAATAAAAAGTGAGATTATTTTATAA
- a CDS encoding ABC transporter permease, with protein sequence MKQQLKRNYNGVIDYILILSLILGIFIFIAMPFFYVFKESLVINGSLSFELFEDVFKNHLHLLKNSLSVGFYTTVLTAIAGITTALFSYLMPKKIKRLIFLILAVTMISPPFVTALSYINLFGRRGLVSYYLLGISKSPYGITGIVLMQSLSNFSLAALILIGFLNNLERSQLDSARNLGAKTNRLIIDIILPFLFPAIKSVMLLTFLRSLSDFGTPAIIGGSFNVLATESYFAVIAQGNLGKASAINVLLLIPAIIIFILYQKSFKNISISSHGTASSEIEIKRQGILFYLISIIAVFFLLWISIQYSSIILSAFTKMKKGKMIFTFANILETRDHITSTVIRSIAYSLIAAGGGSIIGLLIAYYKQIRKIKLMQAVDFVATLPYIIPGTFFGLGYLLAFNSKPLMFTGTAAIVVLNILFKQLPFSTKIGNAAMEEINIDTLNSIRDLGGKRINEITDAVIPLSKNALSVSFINGFTTTMTTIGSIIFLVYPSQKVLTLVMFDVIQSGYYEIGSVIALLIIIICLIVNLIYFLVLKKK encoded by the coding sequence ATGAAACAGCAACTTAAAAGAAATTATAACGGCGTTATAGACTATATCCTCATACTAAGCTTAATTTTAGGTATTTTTATATTTATAGCTATGCCTTTTTTTTATGTATTTAAAGAAAGTCTTGTTATAAACGGAAGCCTTAGCTTTGAGCTTTTTGAAGATGTGTTTAAAAATCATCTTCATCTTTTAAAAAATTCCTTATCGGTAGGATTTTATACGACGGTTTTAACGGCAATCGCAGGGATAACCACGGCCCTGTTTTCTTATCTGATGCCTAAAAAAATAAAACGCCTTATTTTTTTAATTTTAGCTGTAACGATGATAAGCCCGCCCTTTGTAACAGCTCTCAGTTATATAAACCTCTTTGGAAGGAGGGGTCTTGTTTCTTATTATCTTTTAGGTATTTCAAAAAGTCCGTACGGAATTACCGGTATTGTGCTGATGCAGTCTTTAAGTAATTTTTCTTTAGCGGCTTTAATCTTAATCGGTTTTTTAAATAATTTGGAGAGGTCCCAATTAGATAGTGCCCGCAACCTCGGAGCAAAGACAAACCGCCTGATTATCGATATAATTCTGCCGTTTCTTTTTCCTGCAATCAAATCGGTTATGCTCTTAACTTTTTTGCGAAGTTTATCGGATTTCGGAACTCCTGCAATCATAGGAGGCTCTTTTAATGTGCTTGCAACCGAAAGCTATTTTGCGGTAATAGCTCAAGGCAACTTAGGTAAGGCTTCCGCAATAAATGTACTTCTTTTAATTCCTGCAATTATTATTTTTATTCTTTATCAAAAAAGTTTTAAAAATATTTCCATATCTTCACACGGTACGGCCTCCTCGGAAATTGAAATAAAAAGGCAGGGAATTCTTTTTTATCTTATAAGCATAATTGCCGTTTTCTTTTTATTATGGATAAGCATTCAATATTCTTCTATTATATTATCCGCATTTACAAAAATGAAAAAAGGGAAAATGATTTTTACCTTTGCAAATATTTTAGAAACAAGAGATCATATCACAAGCACGGTTATAAGGAGTATAGCCTACAGTCTTATCGCTGCAGGCGGGGGGAGCATAATCGGTTTACTTATCGCTTATTATAAACAAATAAGAAAAATAAAGTTAATGCAGGCTGTAGATTTTGTTGCAACTCTTCCCTATATAATTCCGGGAACTTTTTTCGGGCTCGGTTATTTATTGGCCTTTAATTCAAAACCATTAATGTTTACAGGAACGGCAGCAATAGTTGTTTTAAATATACTATTTAAACAGCTGCCATTTTCTACAAAGATAGGAAATGCGGCAATGGAAGAAATAAACATCGACACTTTAAATTCAATCAGAGATTTAGGCGGTAAAAGGATAAATGAAATTACCGATGCCGTTATTCCTTTAAGTAAAAATGCTCTAAGCGTTTCTTTTATCAATGGGTTTACAACGACTATGACTACAATAGGTTCAATTATTTTTTTGGTATATCCGAGTCAAAAAGTTTTAACCCTTGTTATGTTCGATGTAATTCAAAGCGGTTATTATGAAATAGGCTCGGTAATTGCCTTGCTTATAATTATAATTTGTTTAATTGTAAATTTAATTTACTTTTTAGTTTTAAAGAAAAAATAA
- a CDS encoding glycosyltransferase family 4 protein yields MKILHCLAQLPMKTGSGVYFSTLVEGMIKKGHENAVLYGTQLPFAEKTFNESLPDELQGSVKEYPIKFLSAYEQEEKTVFNADLPFPIAGMSDIMPYTSTVYSEMNDEMYQKWISVFEKTLLRAREKFNPDVIISHHLFILTSLVKKIFSGKKIIGISHGTDIRQIKKNPWIKTRYIQNLDKLDLYFTVSPKDINEVQTIFSAPPKKIKLAGGGFNPDIFNDKDRHIFDGTFKLCYAGKISDSKGVFELAKTLPLILKKYPNTELTLIGNATEEQKNILLKNAGYSENLKIVNASSQICMCKILKQNDIFILPSYYEALGLVAVEALACGLFTVTTEIEGLINLLGEKINTSGIIEFVKLPRIYDVDKAYEEDKPAFVKALAEKIMLQMERLKSQKDFYSPVSAEIKKHSWDSIIDRVEKEIKDI; encoded by the coding sequence TTGAAGATACTTCACTGCCTTGCACAATTACCGATGAAAACAGGAAGCGGGGTTTATTTTAGCACCCTCGTCGAAGGAATGATAAAAAAAGGACATGAAAATGCGGTTCTTTACGGCACACAGCTTCCCTTTGCCGAAAAAACTTTTAATGAATCTTTACCCGATGAATTACAGGGAAGCGTAAAAGAATATCCCATTAAATTTTTATCCGCTTATGAACAAGAAGAAAAAACCGTTTTTAATGCAGACCTCCCCTTTCCGATTGCAGGAATGAGCGATATAATGCCCTATACCTCAACCGTTTATTCCGAAATGAATGATGAGATGTATCAAAAATGGATTTCGGTTTTTGAAAAAACTCTTCTCCGTGCAAGAGAAAAATTTAACCCCGATGTCATTATAAGTCATCATCTTTTTATTTTAACCTCTTTGGTAAAAAAAATATTTTCCGGCAAAAAAATAATAGGCATAAGTCACGGTACGGATATAAGGCAGATTAAAAAAAATCCTTGGATAAAGACACGGTACATACAAAACTTGGACAAGCTCGATTTATATTTTACCGTAAGCCCTAAGGATATTAACGAAGTGCAAACTATTTTTTCGGCACCGCCTAAAAAAATTAAATTGGCAGGAGGAGGCTTTAACCCCGATATTTTTAACGATAAGGATAGACATATCTTTGACGGAACATTCAAGCTTTGCTATGCAGGAAAGATATCCGATTCAAAGGGAGTGTTTGAACTTGCAAAAACTCTTCCGCTTATTTTAAAAAAATATCCTAATACGGAATTGACTTTGATAGGAAATGCAACAGAAGAACAAAAAAACATTCTTTTAAAAAATGCCGGTTACAGCGAAAATTTAAAAATAGTAAATGCTTCATCTCAAATATGTATGTGTAAAATTTTAAAACAAAACGATATTTTTATTTTGCCTTCATACTATGAAGCCTTAGGCCTTGTCGCCGTTGAAGCCTTAGCCTGCGGCCTTTTTACGGTTACGACAGAAATTGAAGGACTTATAAACCTTCTCGGCGAAAAAATCAACACAAGCGGCATTATCGAATTTGTCAAACTTCCTCGCATCTATGATGTAGACAAAGCATACGAAGAAGATAAGCCCGCCTTTGTCAAGGCCCTTGCCGAAAAAATAATGCTTCAAATGGAAAGACTTAAATCTCAAAAAGATTTTTATTCCCCTGTTTCGGCAGAAATAAAAAAACATTCTTGGGACAGCATCATTGATAGGGTTGAGAAGGAGATTAAGGATATATAA
- a CDS encoding ABC transporter substrate-binding protein: protein MKKIIFAALFLLLASTLVFAAGSSEKESKDLSGKTLNVVATSAYKELFDAFTAKTNVKVEFLSMSSGEVLARTRAEGKSMADVWFGGGLDAFMAAKTDGLLENYVSPNSKDIPAQYKDPDGAWIAKGITVVGFIGNKDVLAEKKLPMPKTWAELADPKYKGEVIMSDPAISGTNYGAVKGLLDLFGEEKGWDFWKKLNANIPFLGKRGKDPQEKTAQGEFAVGIIPTDGKAFKLADDKNLTVVYPEDGIPWVPEGTAIFKSCTNLDAAKAFIDFMLTKEAQEIIARLDGKDSAQIVKPGIKGLSLGLPKDKLIKEDLSSFGKDRQRILDKFASLRPKM from the coding sequence ATGAAAAAAATTATTTTTGCTGCACTATTTTTATTGCTTGCAAGTACCCTTGTGTTTGCAGCTGGTTCTTCCGAAAAAGAATCGAAGGACCTTTCAGGAAAAACATTGAATGTGGTTGCAACAAGTGCTTACAAGGAACTCTTTGATGCATTTACTGCAAAGACAAATGTAAAAGTTGAATTTCTTTCGATGTCGAGCGGAGAGGTTTTAGCAAGAACAAGGGCAGAAGGAAAATCTATGGCCGATGTTTGGTTCGGAGGCGGACTGGATGCCTTTATGGCGGCAAAGACCGACGGACTTTTGGAAAACTATGTTTCTCCCAACTCAAAGGATATTCCGGCTCAATATAAGGACCCTGACGGAGCTTGGATTGCAAAAGGAATCACCGTTGTAGGTTTTATCGGAAACAAGGATGTCTTAGCCGAGAAAAAACTTCCCATGCCCAAAACATGGGCAGAGCTCGCCGACCCCAAATACAAGGGAGAAGTTATTATGAGCGACCCTGCAATTTCGGGTACAAACTACGGAGCGGTAAAAGGCTTACTCGATCTTTTCGGTGAAGAAAAAGGCTGGGATTTTTGGAAAAAGTTAAACGCAAATATTCCTTTTTTGGGAAAGAGAGGAAAGGATCCTCAAGAAAAAACGGCTCAAGGCGAATTTGCAGTTGGCATTATTCCCACCGATGGAAAGGCTTTTAAACTTGCCGACGATAAAAACCTGACTGTAGTATATCCCGAAGATGGAATTCCGTGGGTACCGGAAGGAACAGCTATCTTTAAATCATGTACGAATCTCGATGCGGCAAAGGCTTTTATTGATTTTATGCTTACAAAAGAAGCCCAGGAAATTATCGCAAGGCTTGACGGAAAAGATTCCGCTCAAATTGTAAAGCCGGGCATTAAGGGGCTTTCATTAGGCTTGCCGAAAGATAAGCTAATAAAGGAAGATTTAAGCAGCTTCGGAAAAGACAGGCAAAGAATCTTAGATAAATTTGCTTCGTTAAGACCGAAAATGTAA
- a CDS encoding ABC transporter ATP-binding protein, giving the protein MYLELTNLTKTYKEKNAVKNIRFNLERGKLLCLLGPSGCGKSTVLKSIGGFLKPDSGKIILDGKEITNDPPENRNVSTVFQSYGLFPHMNVLSNIIYGLKFKKMPKAERVEAGMKMIKTMGLSGYEKKHISELSGGEQQRVALARSLIIRPKLLLLDEPLSNLDAKLRINMRKEIKQIQKEFNITTIFVTHDQSEAFEIADKIILMSNGEIIQEGTAESLYNQPANEFALDFIGANNKIENSYIRPEKIKVFKSLPEEDTEDFEEAQIINIIFKGEIIELFLKTKEKELKAIVLNNDFNYQKNEKVYIKYNRENLN; this is encoded by the coding sequence ATGTATTTGGAATTAACAAACCTAACAAAAACATATAAAGAAAAAAATGCGGTAAAAAATATAAGATTTAACCTTGAAAGAGGAAAGCTCCTCTGTCTTTTAGGACCGTCCGGCTGCGGAAAAAGTACGGTATTAAAATCGATAGGAGGTTTTTTAAAACCTGACAGCGGAAAGATAATTCTTGATGGTAAAGAAATTACAAATGATCCGCCTGAAAATAGAAATGTTTCTACTGTCTTTCAATCCTATGGGCTTTTTCCTCACATGAATGTTTTATCGAATATTATTTACGGTCTAAAATTTAAAAAGATGCCTAAGGCTGAACGAGTTGAAGCCGGAATGAAGATGATAAAAACAATGGGCTTATCTGGTTATGAAAAAAAACACATAAGCGAACTTTCAGGCGGAGAACAGCAGAGGGTTGCTCTTGCACGCAGTTTGATTATAAGACCCAAACTTCTTTTGTTGGACGAACCTTTAAGCAACTTGGATGCAAAGCTTAGAATCAATATGCGTAAAGAAATAAAACAAATTCAAAAAGAATTTAATATCACTACAATTTTTGTTACCCATGATCAAAGTGAAGCATTTGAAATTGCCGACAAAATTATTTTGATGAGCAATGGAGAAATTATTCAGGAAGGAACGGCCGAATCTCTTTATAATCAACCTGCAAACGAATTTGCTCTTGACTTTATCGGTGCAAACAATAAAATAGAAAATTCATATATCAGACCTGAAAAGATAAAAGTATTTAAATCTTTACCGGAAGAAGATACGGAAGATTTTGAAGAAGCCCAAATTATCAATATTATTTTTAAGGGCGAAATAATAGAACTCTTTCTTAAAACTAAAGAAAAAGAATTAAAGGCCATTGTTTTAAACAATGACTTCAATTATCAAAAGAATGAAAAGGTTTATATCAAATACAATAGGGAGAATTTAAATTGA
- a CDS encoding ABC transporter ATP-binding protein translates to MLLSAKNITKSYHTAFFTSSSHYAVRNVSFSLSHNETLGIVGESGSGKTTLGNILLGLTAPDSGELIMHNEKVNFKNRKYRKDYLRKVQMVSQHPEASLIPHQTIFQNLMEPFKIHGISNKGIKEISSAFELVHLTNSLLNRYPNEISGGEAQRVSIARALLLNPEILILDEPTSMLDSLTQKKIMDLFQDIQNETEISYIFITHDLDIARYFTDSVLILKDGNVMEYGKTEQILENPKSEYGSYLVNTFDFLRTSVCTD, encoded by the coding sequence ATGCTTCTCAGTGCTAAAAATATTACTAAATCCTATCATACCGCTTTTTTTACATCTTCCTCACATTACGCTGTTCGGAATGTTTCATTTTCTTTATCGCATAATGAAACATTGGGAATTGTCGGAGAATCTGGTTCCGGTAAAACAACCTTAGGGAATATATTACTTGGATTAACAGCACCCGATTCAGGGGAACTTATAATGCATAATGAAAAAGTAAATTTTAAAAATAGAAAATATAGAAAAGATTACCTTCGAAAAGTACAGATGGTCAGCCAGCATCCTGAAGCAAGCTTAATTCCCCATCAGACAATTTTTCAAAATTTAATGGAGCCTTTTAAAATTCACGGTATTTCAAATAAGGGCATAAAAGAAATAAGTTCTGCTTTTGAATTAGTTCATCTAACAAATTCCTTACTTAACCGTTATCCTAACGAAATCAGCGGAGGTGAAGCTCAAAGAGTGTCTATTGCAAGGGCATTGCTTTTAAATCCCGAAATTTTGATTTTAGATGAACCGACATCAATGTTGGATTCGTTAACTCAAAAAAAAATAATGGATCTTTTTCAAGATATTCAAAATGAAACGGAAATTTCTTATATTTTTATTACTCATGATTTAGATATTGCCCGCTATTTTACTGATTCGGTTCTTATTTTAAAAGATGGTAATGTTATGGAATATGGAAAAACAGAACAAATTTTAGAAAACCCTAAAAGTGAATATGGAAGCTATCTTGTAAATACCTTTGATTTTTTAAGAACCTCGGTTTGTACTGATTGA
- a CDS encoding ATP-binding cassette domain-containing protein, which produces MGDICIQNLRVSFNGSPNKFVVNNISLTLKKGLITGLVGESGSGKSILGMAILGLNPPDAKVEGEILYENVNLAKADFSTLKCIRGKHIGLIPQSPLLSMNPVLQNYYQVEEFLKTHTLLTKPERKEKIYKMMKKFGLEYPEKIFYKYPFQLSGGLRQRVISLFGTILEPEWIIADEPTKGLDAVLRRQVFQSLKEVSKKSSLLVITHDMFFAKSICDYLFIFKEGKVIEHGSSKEIFYNPKEEYTKQLLDSIPRKIYKMEYRNERVKQNASQC; this is translated from the coding sequence ATGGGGGATATTTGTATACAAAATTTAAGAGTTTCATTTAATGGTTCTCCTAATAAATTTGTTGTAAACAATATTTCATTAACACTAAAAAAAGGACTTATTACCGGATTAGTAGGAGAATCCGGCTCAGGTAAATCGATCCTAGGAATGGCTATTTTAGGATTAAATCCTCCCGATGCTAAAGTCGAAGGAGAGATTTTATATGAAAATGTTAATCTTGCGAAAGCCGATTTTTCAACTTTAAAATGTATCAGAGGGAAACATATAGGTTTAATTCCGCAAAGTCCGCTTTTGTCCATGAATCCTGTGTTGCAGAATTATTATCAAGTTGAAGAATTTTTAAAAACGCATACCTTATTGACAAAACCGGAAAGAAAAGAAAAGATTTATAAAATGATGAAAAAATTCGGACTGGAATATCCTGAAAAAATTTTTTATAAATATCCTTTTCAATTAAGCGGCGGTCTTCGCCAACGTGTAATTTCACTTTTTGGAACAATTTTAGAACCTGAATGGATTATCGCAGATGAACCGACCAAAGGTTTGGATGCCGTTTTACGCAGACAAGTCTTTCAATCTTTAAAAGAGGTTAGTAAAAAAAGTTCTTTACTTGTTATTACGCATGATATGTTTTTTGCAAAATCAATTTGTGATTATCTGTTTATTTTTAAAGAAGGTAAGGTTATCGAACATGGCTCTTCTAAAGAAATTTTTTATAATCCTAAAGAAGAATATACTAAACAGTTATTGGATAGTATTCCAAGAAAAATTTATAAAATGGAATATCGAAATGAGAGGGTAAAACAAAATGCTTCTCAGTGCTAA
- a CDS encoding ABC transporter permease encodes MKKFHDIWVFFFMISAFILVLLGISCKILPLQDPFQTDMTKSLQYPSINNLFGTDILGRDIFSRVLYGIQVSVVLSMITTILSVCVGLLIGLTAGYFGGIPDTIITIFTSIFQGLPATIIMITVAAMMGGGYYALLFSMVITSWTGFSRIVRGEVLKLKTADYIIVGKSMGASNIRIIFYYIFPAVCHNLIIVFAQRIAAFILSIAGLSYLGLGIHPPTPDLGGMINEARNYYRSQPMTIIAPGAVLLMISLGINYFAEWLRENFFFKQSIKKGES; translated from the coding sequence ATGAAAAAATTTCATGATATTTGGGTTTTCTTTTTTATGATTAGTGCATTTATATTAGTTCTTTTAGGTATTTCTTGTAAGATTTTACCTCTTCAAGATCCTTTCCAAACCGATATGACAAAATCTTTACAGTATCCGTCAATAAACAATCTCTTTGGAACTGATATTTTAGGACGGGATATTTTTTCTAGAGTTTTATACGGAATTCAAGTTTCTGTAGTGCTTTCTATGATAACTACTATTTTATCGGTATGTGTAGGATTATTAATTGGTCTGACAGCCGGATATTTTGGAGGCATTCCGGATACCATTATTACTATTTTTACCAGTATCTTTCAAGGTTTGCCTGCTACAATTATCATGATAACCGTTGCGGCAATGATGGGAGGCGGTTATTATGCTCTTCTTTTTTCGATGGTAATAACATCATGGACAGGATTTTCAAGAATTGTCAGAGGAGAAGTATTAAAGTTAAAAACGGCAGATTATATTATTGTAGGAAAATCTATGGGCGCAAGTAATATAAGGATTATCTTTTATTATATTTTTCCTGCTGTTTGTCATAATTTAATTATTGTTTTTGCCCAAAGAATTGCTGCTTTTATTTTATCGATAGCAGGCTTAAGTTATTTGGGATTAGGAATCCATCCGCCTACTCCCGATTTAGGAGGGATGATTAATGAGGCGCGAAATTATTATAGAAGCCAGCCGATGACAATTATTGCCCCGGGAGCTGTATTGCTTATGATTTCTCTTGGTATTAATTACTTTGCTGAATGGCTTAGAGAAAATTTCTTTTTTAAACAATCTATAAAAAAAGGAGAAAGTTGA
- a CDS encoding ABC transporter permease, producing the protein MIKFIFKRLLAVIPVFFGITVLAFSLTIIMPGDPAEIVLTAGGAYQPTEEQIEIKRKEMGLEDPFVVQYIRWIGNAIKGDFGISLQTGMPVTQELLERVPRTFSLAGWSIIFSICLGIPFGVIMAIKKYGFFDEAGSFFAILFISLPSFWLSILLIGIFSEYLRLLPTSGFGTWQHLILPGTVLSLSSIGSIARLTRAEILNHMGREYIFTARSKGISELKVFFVHALKNAILPVIALIGNNFGAILGGSVIIENIFAVNGIGQYVVTAISFRDFPAVSGYTAITGTIYVFVHIVVDILSYYVNPKLREDAA; encoded by the coding sequence ATGATTAAATTCATATTTAAGCGTTTGTTGGCTGTAATTCCGGTTTTTTTCGGAATTACAGTACTGGCATTTAGTTTAACTATCATTATGCCCGGCGATCCTGCCGAGATTGTATTAACGGCAGGAGGGGCATATCAGCCGACTGAAGAACAAATAGAAATAAAACGAAAAGAGATGGGTTTAGAAGATCCTTTTGTTGTACAGTATATCCGTTGGATAGGAAATGCAATAAAAGGTGATTTTGGTATTTCTTTGCAAACAGGAATGCCCGTAACTCAAGAATTATTGGAACGGGTTCCAAGAACTTTCTCCTTAGCCGGATGGTCGATTATTTTTTCAATTTGTTTAGGTATTCCATTTGGCGTTATTATGGCAATTAAAAAGTACGGTTTTTTTGATGAAGCCGGAAGTTTTTTTGCAATTCTTTTCATTTCTTTGCCGTCTTTTTGGTTATCAATCCTATTAATTGGTATCTTCTCGGAATACTTACGCTTGCTGCCGACAAGCGGCTTCGGCACATGGCAGCATTTGATTTTACCGGGAACGGTACTTTCGTTGAGCTCTATAGGTAGTATTGCAAGATTGACTCGGGCGGAAATTTTAAATCACATGGGGCGTGAATATATTTTTACTGCAAGGTCAAAGGGAATTTCAGAATTGAAAGTTTTTTTTGTTCATGCCTTAAAGAATGCTATTTTACCGGTTATTGCATTAATAGGGAATAATTTTGGTGCTATACTTGGCGGTTCAGTTATAATAGAAAATATTTTTGCTGTAAACGGAATTGGGCAATATGTTGTTACAGCAATCAGTTTTAGAGATTTTCCGGCTGTTTCAGGATATACAGCCATTACCGGTACTATCTATGTTTTTGTACACATAGTAGTAGACATTCTATCCTATTATGTAAATCCAAAATTAAGAGAGGATGCAGCATGA